The Miscanthus floridulus cultivar M001 chromosome 7, ASM1932011v1, whole genome shotgun sequence genome includes a region encoding these proteins:
- the LOC136462785 gene encoding LOW QUALITY PROTEIN: cytochrome P450 97B2, chloroplastic-like (The sequence of the model RefSeq protein was modified relative to this genomic sequence to represent the inferred CDS: inserted 1 base in 1 codon): MAAATLLPGPATAASPRLGTAASAPSASHGRRRLTFIFRCQSTSVDKQQQPPPPKPKQRNLLDNASNLLTNFLSGGNLGAMPVAEGAVTDLFGKPLFFSLYDWFLEHGSVYKLAFGPKSFVVVSDPIVARHILRENAFCYDKGVLAEILKPIMGKGLIPADLDTWKQRRKVITPGFHXLIIEAMVRTFTKCSERTISKLEELTESKGREQKSTIVDLEAEFSNLALDIIGLGVFNFDFDSVTKESPVIKAVYGTLFEAEHRSTFYIPYWNLPLTKWIVPRQRKFHSDLKVINNCLDNLIKNAKETRQEADVEKLQQRDYSSLKDASLLRFLVDMRGADVDDRQLRDDLMTMLIAGHETTAAVLTWSVFLLAQSPTKMRKAQAEVDSVLSNGAITVESLKKLEYIKLIILEALRLYPQPPLLIRRSLRPDKLPGGYNGAKEGYEIPAGTDIFVSIYNLHRSPYFWDRPNEFEPERFSVPKKDESIEGWSGFDPDRSPGAMYPNEIIADFAFLPFGGGPRKCVGDQFALLESTVALALLLRKFDVELRGSPDEVEMVTGATIHTKNGLWCKLRKRT, encoded by the exons ATGGCCGCGGCCACGCTGCTCCCGGGGCCAGCCACCGCCGCCTCGCCGCGTCTCGGCACCGCGGCTTCCGCCCCATCCGCGTCCCACGGGAGGCGTCGTCTCACCTTCATCTTCAG GTGCCAGTCGACCAGCGTCGACAAGCAGCAGCAGCCTCCGCCGCCTAAGCCGAAGCAGCGGAACCTGCTCGACAACGCCAGCAACCTGCTCACCAACTTCCTCAGCGGCGGCAACCTCGGGGCCATGCCCGTCGCCGAGGGCGCCGTCACTGACCTCTTCGGCaagcccctcttcttctcgctctatgATTGGTTCCTTGAG CATGGCTCTGTCTACAAGCTTGCTTTTGGACCCAAATCGTTCGTCGTCGTCTCTGACCCTATTGTTGCTAGACACATCCTCCGGGAGAACGCTTTCTGTTATGATAAG GGAGTTCTCGCTGAAATTTTAAAACCCATAATGGGGAAGGGTCTTATACCTGCTGACCTTGATACCTGGAAGCAAAGGAGAAAAG TTATAACACCTGGGTTCC GCCTTATTATAGAAGCTATGGTGAGAACATTTACGAAATGTTCAGAGAGAACAATATCAAAGCTTGAAGAGCTTACTGAAAGCAAAGGTCGTGAACAAAAATCGACTATAGTGGACCTTGAAGCTGAGTTCTCCAATTTGGCACTCGATATCATTGGCTTGGGTGTGTTCAATTTTGATTTTGACTCGGTTACTAAGGAATCTCCTGTAATCAAG GCAGTGTATGGAACACTTTTCGAAGCTGAGCACCGTTCCACCTTCTACATCCCCTACTGGAATCTTCCTTTGACAAAATGGATTGTTCCAAGGCAGCGCAAGTTCCATAGTGACCTCAAAGTGATCAACAATTGCCTTGATAACCTTATAAAAAATGCAAAGGAGACCAGACAG GAAGCTGATGTGGAAAAGCTCCAGCAAAGGGACTACTCTTCTCTGAAG GATGCCAGCTTGCTGAGGTTCCTTGTTGACATGCGGGGAGCTGATGTTGATGATCGCCAG CTTCGAGATGATCTTATGACGATGCTTATTGCTGGACATGAAACAACTGCTGCTGTTCTGACATGGTCTGTTTTTTTGTTAGCCCAG AGCCCTACCAAGATGAGAAAAGCCCAGGCAGAGGTTGATTCTGTTCTCAGCAATGGGGCAATTACTGTCGAATCCCTCAAGAAACTGGA GTATATAAAACTGATTATTCTTGAAGCTCTTCGCTTGTATCCTCAGCCACCATTGTTAATCAGGCGTTCTCTCCGGCCAGACAAGTTGCCAG GTGGGTACAATGGAGCAAAAGAGGGATATGAAATACCAGCTGGGACTGATATATTTGTTTCG ATATACAACCTCCACAGATCCCCGTATTTTTGGGACCGACCAAATGAATTTGAACCCGAGAGGTTTTCAGTTCCAAAGAAGGATGAGAGCATAGAAGGCTGGTCTGGTTTTGATCCTGACCGTAGTCCTGGTGCAATGTACCCCAATGAG ATCATAGCGGACTTTGCTTTCCTTCCCTTTGGCGGTGGGCCCCGCAAATGTGTGGGGGACCAATTCGCGCTCCTGGAGTCGACGGTAGCTCTGGCCCTGCTGCTGCGGAAGTTTGATGTGGAGCTGAGAGGGTCGCCCGACGAAGTAGAGATGGTGACAGGCGCCACGATCCACACAAAGAACGGGCTGTGGTGCAAACTGAGGAAAAGGACTTGA
- the LOC136462786 gene encoding uncharacterized protein, giving the protein MGDTGANMSPWGGLYMGGGGTPATTEATVVTTAAGTIAAAGGSVSSPTSGGSGGSPTRAQQQHGVGVEGGRVGKPARRRSRASRRAPVTLLNTDTSNFSAMVQQFTGIPAGPYGLGSGAGGGPVISFGGGAGAGEYGPQLVRPSPTSAVMSFDHHLAAAHAHHHQHRPTATSLQSQLFRTQQQYGGDVGYGMHGGVDGMAPSFLHGGFESSSAEDRLLLQSMMQAAQTTMPTAGRPASTNNGNGYNFG; this is encoded by the coding sequence ATGGGTGACACTGGCGCGAACATGTCTCCCTGGGGCGGGCTCTACATGGGCGGCGGCGGAACACCGGCGACGACGGAGGCGACGGtggtgacgacggcggcggggaCGATAGCAGCGGCAGGCGGGTCGGTGTCGAGCCCAACGTCCGGCGGGTCCGGTGGCAGCCCGACCCGCGCGCAGCAGCAGCACGGGGTCGGGGTGGAGGGCGGGCGCGTGGGGAAGCCCGCGCGGCGGCGGTCCCGCGCGTCCCGCCGCGCGCCCGTCACGCTGCTCAACACGGACACCTCCAACTTCAGCGCCATGGTGCAGCAGTTCACCGGCATCCCGGCGGGGCCCTACGGCCTCGGCAGCGGCGCGGGCGGTGGGCCCGTGATCAGCTTcggtggcggcgccggcgccggcgagtaCGGCCCGCAGCTGGTGCGCCCGTCGCCGACGTCGGCCGTCATGTCGTTCGACCACCACCTGGCGGCGGCGCACGCgcaccaccaccagcaccgccCGACGGCCACGTCGCTGCAGAGCCAGCTCTTCAGGACGCAGCAGCAGTACGGCGGCGACGTCGGCTACGGCATGCACGGAGGCGTGGACGGCATGGCGCCGTCGTTCTTGCACGGCGGGTTCGAGTCCTCCTCAGCGGAGGACCGGCTGCTGCTGCAGAGCATGATGCAGGCGGCGCAGACCACGATGCCCACCGCCGGCCGCCCGGCCTCCACTAACAACGGCAATGGCTACAACTTCGGCTGA
- the LOC136466701 gene encoding uncharacterized protein → MLLLIDSSCRPLKQRSVVTERKRGRGSRPPSMSSLLSRLRLVTVDVTGTLIAYRGQLGDYYCMAAKSAGMPCPDYGRVHEGFKLAYADMSRRHPCFGHAASMPAAEWWKTCVRDSFVRAGYNYDDETFERIFRRIYSTFGSAAPYAVFPDAQRFLRWLREEGLVVGIVSNAEHRYRDVVLPALGLNQGSEWDFGVFSGVVGVEKPDPRIYEAALRQAPGGGVAPGEALHIGDSLRKDYAPARSLGMHALLLDRFRTAEAESWRRSGAPVLPDLVAAREWLVGGHSHREECADQPVTAR, encoded by the exons ATGTTGCTCCTGATAG ATTCCAGCTGCAGGCCGCTGAAGCAAAGATCGGTGGTgacagagaggaagaggggcCGGGGCAGTAGACCACCAAGCATGTCGTCGCTCCTGTCGAGGCTGCGGCTGGTGACCGTGGACGTGACGGGCACCCTGATCGCCTACAGGGGCCAGCTCGGCGACTACTACTGCATGGCGGCCAAGTCCGCCGGGATGCCGTGCCCGGACTACGGGCGCGTGCACGAGGGCTTCAAGCTCGCCTACGCCGACATGAGCAGGAGGCACCCGTGCTTCGGCCACGCCGCCTCCATGCCCGCCGCCGAGTGGTGGAAGACGTGCGTCAGGGACTCCTTCGTCAGG GCCGGCTACAACTACGACGACGAGACGTTCGAGAGGATATTCCGGCGGATCTACTCCACGTTCGGCTCCGCCGCGCCGTACGCGGTGTTCCCGGACGCGCAGCGGTTCCTCAGGTGGCTGCGGGAGGAGGGCCTCGTCGTCGGCATCGTCAGCAACGCCGAGCACCGGTACAGGGACGTCGTTCTGCCGGCGCTGGGGCTCAACCAG GGGTCGGAGTGGGACTTCGGGGTGTTCTCGGGCGTCGTCGGCGTGGAGAAGCCCGACCCGAGGATCTACGAGGCGGCGCTGCGGCAGGCGCCCGGCGGGGGCGTGGCGCCTGGGGAGGCGCTCCACATCGGCGACAGCCTGCGCAAGGACTACGCCCCCGCGCGGAGCCTCGGGATGCACGCGCTGCTGCTGGACCGGTTCCGGACCGCCGAGGCGGAGAGCTGGCGGAGGTCCGGCGCGcccgtgctcccggacctcgtcGCCGCGCGGGAGTGGCTCGTCGGGGGTCACAGTCACAGGGAGGAATGCGCGGATCAGCCTGTCACGGCCAGGTGA
- the LOC136466700 gene encoding choline-phosphate cytidylyltransferase 1-like, which produces MADDAKAEAARARPESSQEEEEDWKEAEGDVAEVDRAATKGTGEGDVPTDRPIRVYADGIYDLFHFGHAKSLEQAKKLFPNTYLLVGCCNDELTHKFKGRTVMTEDERYESLRHCKWVDEVIPDAPWVVTEEFLDKHNIDFVAHDSLPYADASGAGKDVYEHVKKLGKFKETQRTDGISTSDVIMRIVKDYNEYVMRNLARGYTRKDLGVSYVKEKRLRVNMGLKNLRDKVKQHQEKVGEKWNLVAKLLQEEWVENADRWVAGFLEKFEEGCHSMGTAIKERIQERLIKAQSSDFSSLLQYDSYDSDEANGDDEDEVFEDVKE; this is translated from the exons ATGGCCGACGACGCGAAGGCCGAGGCGGCGCGGGCGAGGCCGGAGTCctcgcaggaggaggaggaggactggaAGGAGGCCGAGGGGGACGTCGCCGAAGTCGACCGCGCCGCCACCAAAGGTACCGGCGAGGGGGACGTGCCCACGGACAGGCCGATCCGGGTCTACGCCGACGGCATCTACGACCTCTTCCACTTCGGCCACGCCAAGTCGCTCGAGCAGGCCAAGAAGCT GTTTCCAAACACATATCTTCTTGTTGGATGCTGCAATGATGAGTTGACACACAAATTCAAAGGAAGAACTGTAATGACTGAGGATGAGCGATATGAGTCACTTCGTCATTGCAA GTGGGTTGATGAAGTCATTCCAGATGCTCCATGGGTGGTGACAGAAGAGTTCTTGGATAAGCATAACATTGATTTTGTTGCTCATGATTCTCTGCC GTATGCTGATGCTAGTGGAGCTGGTAAAGATGTTTATGAACAT GTAAAAAAACTTGGTAAGTTTAAGGAGACTCAGCGCACTGATGGGATATCAACATCGGATGTTATAATGCGGATTGTTAAAGATTATAATGAGTATGTTATGCGGAATCTGGCCAGGGGCTACACTAGAAAAGATCTTGGTGTTAGTTATGTCAAG GAAAAACGTCTGCGAGTTAACATGGGACTTAAAAACCTGCGTGACAAAGTGAAACAGCACCAAGAAAAAGTAGGGGAGAAG TGGAACCTGGTTGCAAAGCTGCTCCAGGAAGAGTGGGTGGAAAATGCAGACCGCTGGGTGGCTGGTTTCTTAGAGAAGTTTGAGGAAGGGTGCCACTCAATG GGGACAGCCATCAAGGAGAGGATCCAGGAGAGGCTCATAAAGGCACAATCCAGCGACTTTAGCAGCCTCCTACAGTACGACAGCTACGATTCTGATGAAGCCAACGGAGACGACGAGGACGAAGTCTTTGAAGACGTCAAGGAATAG